The sequence ATCACATATTCACAACTAATagatcagtaaaaaaaaaaacaaaaaactcacTCTTCCGTGATATTGAAAGACGGACAGAGAGAGGCAAGTCAGCGACATGGAAAAAATTCACTCTTCCAAGAGACCAGCTTCGATTTCAAAACCTTGTATAAtcttcagaaaaaataaaacatcagaTTCAAaacgaggagagagagagagagagagagagagagagagagatgagaggtgACGAGAGAAGAGAGATGTTCAAAATAGGGAGTCGAGAGGAGTTAACAGAGATGTTGGGCACAACGGCGTCGTGTGACGAGATGTTGGGCACAACGGCGTCGTGTGACGAGACGATGGCTACGTGCGGCGGGACGGACGACGATGTGCGAGGGAGGGGTGAAATTTCGGAGATTTGGGCAAGGGAGATGCCGTGGTTGCTGGGGtagaaaagaaaactgaaatgaaaaaaaaaaaaaaaaaacctaagtGATGAAATAATGTAAGTCCGAAATAGCCCCTgcatatttacataaattatgaaaatgccATCATTTCAAACCAGCTGAAGCCTACTGAAGAATCTGTACCAGTCGAAATTCTTGTTTCTGTACCGACTGGTACAGTCGGTATCTTGGGCAGTacgaaacaaaaaatttatttgtatcgGCCACTGTTCCGGTACGACTTATACCGGTGTATCGTACCAAAAAACATTGGTGTCCATGCACACAAACCATTACACTATATTTTGGAAATGGGATAAAGAGAGGCGAAAAGTTTGATAAACAATAGCACCAACTATTTTAAGGTTGAATATGTTTGATTTTCAGTGTTGATTCAGTTTGATTGGCAAGGGACTCAAATGATGGGCTGGGGTGGGCTGGGTTGGGTTATTTGCCTACTCATTCAACTGGTAAGAGCAGGCAAGGGGTGCATGGGGTCAGAGGCAAGGACAAAGATCAAGAGAGATAACAGTCATGTCCAGGGAGATGCATTGGGTGGGGGTAGCAATCTTATATGTGTCAACCTAATATTGTAGCTGTTTTATTCAGTTAAATCATTCTATGATTGTGATAATGGCATTGTGGCTGTGGCCAGATATTCCGATCATGTCGTCTTAGTGCTGTTGAATTTACTAGTAATGACTTCATTTGATTAAGACAAAAGGGGCAGATTCTTGAAGTGTGTTGAAGGGACAGGTTCTGACTTTTGGTGTTTATCTTGATCCAAGTTAATTTCATGATAAGATAGTACTTGGAAAATGACAATACAATAAGTTACCAATGACAACAACAAATAAGGGTACTTTGAATATCTCATTCACTTCTTAGACTTGATCAAATCTCTGAATAATGTGATAAGTGGCTGATATTTTTCTCTTGGTCAAAGTTGCCCCCACCATTAATGGTATCCTCTACTGTCACTAATCAAGAAACTCAATCTAGCAACCAAAGGAGTGGGAGGCAGAATTCTCTATTTCCATGTTGCATGTACTTCCCAAACATGTTTTATCGGCTTCGAGGACACTAATGAAGAAgcaaaattagaaaatagaGAGGCAAGATGAaagaatgaagagagagagagagagatagatggctctaaaatcttctaaataaattatagattgttaatgaaaaatgctagtaTACTGCTTGAGTTTGTCTCTTCACTTTGACTGCtcttgtatttaattttttttttatttaataattaaggaagtaacttttagtgtattgatctatttttttaaaaaaaaaaacatatttaaatatgttaaaaaaatataaaaaaaaaaaatacaaatacaaatttatACTGAGTGGTACGCCTAACCGTCATTGTTAGACAGTAGCCTAACATGACTCATTGTTAATAATAGAATGACCAACTGAATTCATAGGCCATATTTGACCAACTAAAATAGTTTAAgagttaaaaaattgtaagtttAATCAATTTATTGTTTGGCATTATTacgagaaaaatatttattcttgattaggcgtttacgataaaaataacgAGAATGAGTTGAATAAGTACTTTTTGCATGTTTTCAACTGAATAGCCAaaattttggctaaaatttgACCGTGGTGAGCTGGATGCTCTTATGCATGGGAAAAGCAGAGGTaccaaaaaagcaaaagaaaaagagagagagagagagatagacatgCTTTAGCACTGGAGAAGATAAACAAAACAGCTTGCAATATTACATGCATTAATGGATATATCTGCTTCACCACTTGATTCCAGTACTTATGAACTTCTATAATTATGGTAGCCTGCACTTTAATGTTTTGGGTTAGAACATTGAAAGTTCATGCATGCCCCATCTAGAACGATCCAATCCAGAATCTTTCTACAAACTGTTAAGGAATCTGGCCATCTTTGCCAGCACCTCTGACCTTCTGGAAGAGGTGAGGATTAATATCTATCTTTATCTGCTCTTCAAACAAACCTTTAGGAAACAGgagcatgagagagagagagagagagagagagagagagagatgccttCTGCTATGTTAAGATACTTGTAACAAGTTATTACAATGAATCACCAGTACTTTTCATATACTATATTTATGCATGGGTACAATAATCATCTGATCTGCAACTGCAAGAAAAACTATTACTGACAGGTAAATTCCCCATTGATGATGTTTCAAGAAGATCTTCCTTTCCCTCCTCAAACGTATATGTCAATTTCATTTGCAAGTGTTTAAGCAACACCCTGTGATGATCCAGTCCTGCATCCCAATCCTGATCATGAGATACCTATCTACCCCATGCATGTGATCAACTGAGCactcctaaaagaaaaaatatatatatatcaaacgtTTATCCGAAATTGAAGTCTCAAGTGGGAAAGTGGGTGAATCGTGATGCATGAATTGGGTCCCACATAATTTATTACtcagtaaaaaaatatttacacgGACAATAATAAATGTTTTGAGTTAGATTCACTTCAtttgtcactctctctctctcacttccgAACGACTGAGGTGtgattaattcaattcaatctaattttaaattaaatttaatatttaaatacttaatttttaaaatattaaatttatcttaatttaaaattttcttatatatattatatatatgagacttataattttttttaatttaaaatatttttatacgtgagacctataatctttttcaattttttataaaaagattcatttcatttgtcactctctctctctcactgccGAACTTAGACTGGGGTGtgattaattcaattcaatttaattttaaattgaatttaatatttaaatacttaacttgaaaatattaaatttatttcaattcaaaaaatttttatatatgagatttacaatttttttttaattttaaatatttttatacgtgagacttacaatcttttttaatttcttataaaaagtactaaacaaatcttaacatccaaacacattttaaactcaatttagatagGTCTCATATAACTCCgttcactactcaactcactattattcataaataactcaactcagttgagctcagttcaacatctaaacgtaacctaaatctatctcaactcaatatttttttacacgtaaaacccacaatcttttttaacttctcataaatatatttaaactcattaatattcaaacatatttaaattcatGTTAGATGAGTTCTATAAAACCcactttatcattttaattaattattatttataaaaaactcgactcatcttaattttaaattgattcaacatccaaacgaatTAAGGGCTTTTAAGCTCGGGCGAGAATTTGAAAGACTTTTGATACCTTCAAGATCACTCTCTTATAGTAATATTAAGTTGAGTCAACATCCAAACGAATTAAGGGCTTTTAAGTTCGGGCGAGAATTTGAACGACTTTTGATACCTTCAAGATCACTCTCTTATGGTTATTACTTCTGGGCCTAGTTCTTCGTCAAAGGATTCCAAAAAGTTACCGgcaataattcaaatattttaacgttgcagcagctagctagctgcttcttcaatctttttgtttttttcctccttCCTATGTCCTCAACTTTGTCCAGACTGGTGATTTCCTCTTGATCGTCTGAATCATCagggaaaatatttttcattatcttGGTCTACTCATCTGTAAGGGCTAAGATCGAAGATCATGATCAGCTTTCCTTCTACCATGGGATCTTGGGATACTAAAACAGTAAAGGCTAAAATAGAGATGGTTTTCAACTACTACGGAGCTGCTGGGTCGTCGATATATTATAAAGCGaactcatgcttttaaaatgtcttttttGATCAACATTTACCATCAAAACTAGAAAGAGGGAGAGCATAGTAACAATGGCAGATTTCAACTAGTCAATGACACAGAAAATTTCTTTACCAACCACTTCAAAGGCCGGGATGCCACCTCGATCGGCAGCTACGGGGTGACTCCAAAGGCGCCGCTCACATAGTGGTCGAAAATCGGCCACCATGAAGGTCAGCCGATTTCTAGTCACCTTAGTGGTTGCCGGAACCTCATGCCCACTGCTAGTGGATGGATGGGGTGGCTAtccttcaaattattttattttattttatttttaataataaaaatcgtgttttataaaaaaaaaaattgtttgttttttaaaaacaaaacttgatttatatttttagaagatcATGATAAACACGTGACAGTTTATGATTAGATCACTTGTGTTTTTGTTAATGCTAATTAATGGACATAAAACTTGTCGAAGtgacttatttttaattaaataactgAAACCACAAATTAGTgtaatttctaaaatatatagagagcgagaataatattaaatataatcataaattgtataaaaaagaatgaagttactattaaaaaattaattttttatataaatttaatatttactcaatttttttaaaaataatttctcctAAATataccatgaaaaaaataatattatagtagTAAAATGTACAAATGTcagcatatttattttaaaaaaataaatataagatatatataaattttatttttataataataaaccttatttttttaaaaaaaaagaatacgcTAGGCTTCTAAGTAACATTATTATTCTACGACCAAATTTACCGACCGACAAATAATAACTCAGGTTTGAAGGTAGATTCATTCAGGCTCTATTTGGAATATAGATTCATCGCAACTCATCTACATAAAGTTTAAATTTaagtttaatttaatatttaaatacacagtttataaattattaagCATAACTTAATTTAATATCTCTTTACATGTaggatctataatttttttcaattcaatatctttttatacataaaacttacaatattttttaattttttataaatatatttaaactcatcttgaCGTCTAAACATAtgttaaataaattttacaaaattcaattcaccatcttaatttgttattattcttaaaaaaaaaaaaattgactcatTTCAACTCTAATAAACAGAGGCCACACGGGGCCACGAGTAAAATTTAAGCGGAAAGGGCAAAACTGCCGTACTGGTGCAGGAGAGGGAGACGTGCCTCACGCGCGGCCTACAAAATTCCGATTCAGTGGCAAAAAAGGTACGCGCGTGCAGCGAACGATCAATGGGAAAGAGAAGGAGAGCGGCTGGCTATTccctttggatttttttggtggaagaatttttatttttttatttctattttttattagaaagcTGATTTCAacggagagaaaaagagaaaaagagagaaaaaacacTTCGAAAAGTGACACAATGTAGTCTCACGCGCCTCCGATTTCACGTGCGAATCACATTCCGTATTGCGAAACTAGAAACTGATCAGAGTGGCCCCACTCTTGCGCGTGGGGAAAATCTTATCCAACGCGCTGTGTGCCCTAATCCTAATCACCTGCGAGCGAGAATTCGACGCCTTATCCTGAGAACTCAGAAACCCCAACCCCTGTCCATATATCATCGACCATGCCCCTCCCGATTTTCCCCCAAATCGGATCTTCAATCGGTTGACTCGTCCTCTTCGCCCATAGAATCCAAGATCGCCTTGCTCGGTAAGTCAAAATCTCATCTCCGTCTTTTTCATCGCTCGGATTCAGAtctgtaatatatttttgtttatatgtgtatgtgtgtttttAGATTTCGTATATTTATGGTTGGATTTGTTTTGAAGGTTAAGTATGGAGCCGATGGATATCGTCGGGAAGTCCAAAGAGGATGCTTCGCTTCCGAAAGGTTTTccgttttgattttatttttattttgtgcttttcgctaatttctttaaattttcgTTTTCTTGCTGTCTGcttgttatttattttccaaggaAACATGGCTGAATTTGATTTATTAGGATATAAAATGAGTAGTAGAATAGAATAGTGATCTGTTTTGGTTCAGTGGATTATCTTTCTTATGGGTTTATACAGTcggtattatatataattcaatgaAATTAGCTTTGTTGCTATAGGCTGTACCTTCATTTTGATTGGTTTGTAAGTTTTCACTTGAGGTAAGAGCACGGTTTAGGTCTTTGCTTTGTTGACCTTTAGAAAATTCATGAAGGAAAGTGATTCATGCAATAGTAGGTTAACGCACTGAAAAAAGGGAAGGGAGGTGGGGAGTCGAGCAAATGTAAAGAAAGCAAAGTAGTTGAGGAAGCTACTGATATTACATATTGGGGGCATCTATTTCAGTCGTTTGGTGGCTAGAAATGTCAAGAGATGTTTGTTTAGGCACAGACATGGAAGGAACTATTTGCTTAAATGGAACTTGTGCTTTGCTTTGAGTTTAGAATGGTTTGTGTGCTGCGATGTATAATTCTTCTTCCATGTGCACTAAATTCACTGTAAAATAGCAGCActaagagagaagagaggagccttctctatgcatatatataaattgatgttCACACAGTTTATGCTTCTTGATTTGGTGTACCCAATTACTTTATTGATGTAAACCATGGTTTCTATCCAGCAACAATGACCAAAATCATCAAGGAGATGCTGCCGCCAGATGTACGTGTTGCAAGAGATGCCCAAGATCTTTTAATTGAGTGTTGTGTAGGTGAGAAAAAAGTGATGATTTCTTTCTAGCTTTAATATTGAATTAATCTCTCTTGATGGGTTAATGCAACTGGCACTCAAGATTGAAGTTTGAATGCATggacaaaaattttattttttgtttatgggAAGAGGAGTTGCCATTTGGTCCAAGGACTGTTGTTGTAGATTCATTGTACATATAGTTGTGATCccacttttttgttttagaaaagttataatttgGTATTTAGTTTTAATTGAGCATCATTGAGTTTAGCTCAATTGTGTTGCAATAAGGCAGAAGCTACTAAAGCTTGCATCTCAGCAACTTTTAACCCCAAAGAGAATTTGTGAAGTTATGGCTCGATTCTTAGTTGTTGTTCTTGAAACCCTTGCTATCCACTGCATGATTCATAATTGAACTTATGTTGCGTTTGGATTTTAAAGACTCAAATTCCAATCTTTCTCCCCAAATCCatgatttcaaactttttatttgaaaatttaatttgaaattcaaatttaacatctaatctagatctaaatccaaatccaaattcttctatccaaacacaaccttagggAAATGCGTCCCTTGCCTTTGTGCATTACCACAAGGCCTCTGCTGCTTCCAAGAACCCCTTTATGGGGAATTTGTTTTTTGGTCACTTGTGTTTCCTATATTATGAGGTATGACTTGGCAATGTACCACAGAAAATTCTACTTGTTTTTTAAACTCGCCTTGAATTATCAATAAAGTCTCTGTGCCTTTCCTGCTTTTTTACACCTGACCTTCTCACAGTCCTACTGAGACTGCCTTTGACATGAGCGGACTTAAGCCTTTCTAATTTGAATGTAAAGTAAGGGACATATTGGCAATGTTCATTATCTCTCCCTATCCGCCATTTGGATGCAGAGAATAAATTGTGTTTATTGTCTTCTCATTACCATTGATACTCCTGTTAAGGAATAGTTTGTGCATAGGCTCCGAGGCTTGAACAAAAGCTGAATAAATCAAACTTTGGCTAGGTTAAAACTATAGTTGACAGagagtttatattttaattgtattgaATGACTTTCTGAGTTTTTAACGGATCAAGTAAACACCGTGCAAGTTACTTAGATCTTTCAGTGTGTTATTCCTAAACAACTCGTAGGCCTTCTACCTCCACACGGTATTGCTCAGTGAGGCTTTTGCCCATTGCTGAAGAGTCCGCACCGCTTCCTCTCATTGTAGTCCTGCTTTATTGGTTTTCCTGCTTGCTGCAGAATCTAATCTATTCCTTTGGTGGTTTTGACATACTATTACTGCAAACTATGTTAGTATATTACTACACTCCAAATTGTACTACCAATTGGTTGCTAGTTTATTTTAGATGTTCAATCGATGTTTTCATTTCTATACTGATTAGAGATTTGTCCTCTATTCTATGCTCTTGCAGAGTTTATAAACCTCATCTCATCAGAATCTAATGAAGTTTGTGgcagagaggagaaaagaactATTGCACCTGAGCATGTACTCAAGGCTTTAGAGGTTTCTGACATCATGTCTTATCTTGAATGTTGTGTTGTGATGAGTAGTGGTTCTCTGTCCATGATGCATGTCCACTTCCATCTTTTAGTCTTCCAGTAATTTTATGTGTACTGTTTCTTATTTCTGTACAGTGTTTGAGATTTCATGTACATGATTTTGAATTCCATCGATTGTGATAAAATCCTGCTTGATATTGTCCACAAGTTTGGCACCTTGTTTCTCAATCTATTTCCATGTGACCCTAAGCTATACATCCTACTCTTGAGGGACTATATGTGCTTTTGAAAATTAAACTTTGCCTATCCTACTCTTGACGATCTGGTTAACATGCTAAATATGATTGACATGGCAGAAGTTGTATTACCTGAAATTCGCATTATGCTTCTTTTCTGCCTCGATAatgttgattttaaaaaattgcgagcagttctgttttttttttagcccCATTGTTATGGGAGACTAAACATTCTgtgttgatatatatatctttaaaataattctGTGATGACTCACACATGAATTTTATTATCAGGTTCTTGGATTTGGTGAGTACAT comes from Juglans microcarpa x Juglans regia isolate MS1-56 chromosome 8S, Jm3101_v1.0, whole genome shotgun sequence and encodes:
- the LOC121245058 gene encoding protein Dr1 homolog isoform X1 codes for the protein MEPMDIVGKSKEDASLPKATMTKIIKEMLPPDVRVARDAQDLLIECCVEFINLISSESNEVCGREEKRTIAPEHVLKALEVLGFGEYIEEVYAAYEQHKIETMQDSLKGGKWSNGAEMTEEEALAEQQRMFAEARARMNGGAAPPKQPDPDQTIES
- the LOC121245058 gene encoding protein Dr1 homolog isoform X2, coding for MEPMDIVGKSKEDASLPKATMTKIIKEMLPPDVRVARDAQDLLIECCVEFINLISSESNEVCGREEKRTIAPEHVLKALEVLGFGEYIEEVYAAYEQHKIETMDSLKGGKWSNGAEMTEEEALAEQQRMFAEARARMNGGAAPPKQPDPDQTIES